In Micromonospora purpureochromogenes, a single window of DNA contains:
- a CDS encoding CHAT domain-containing protein produces MSRPEETNVARRMRGIARVQRVLQAAADRTMTDPRAAMAEIDGVIAEHSGDPHVKALAEAARNGLELAAGYTIGDGSRLRASLTELGEMLAGHPEGNQLLGLLPDYLNALQIQQGGDTETAMAMLVDLAGRMNELPQGNLLRESVAEIMPMLQALQAASRGEASALPPPRAGSSDAERAVYLNARGGTTLRMGDERDPARIAAAIADLREAVSLTLDHHPDHVFHLASLALGLNHRSEVTGSLSDVGEAVTVLERARELAGGPENQYWSYITGLLGQLRRRIGEASPARLATLEGLRGYAWRVLLEPDPATARAVARQAATEAIAAAGRCLVDQQPEDALRALDGGRALMLFAATELRDPGTRLTAAGHPELAARWRATDTPDPRLREDVLQVLARDTGLLDPPGLDEIRDALRRLGVDALAYLVPADPPAPGWAVIAPAEGEPWFLALPNLTVGEGTDVERYLTAVASRSPELTTREVGVDDPAEFADRVDALCGWAWKAAMGPLVKPFLGADRVPRLVLIPMGDLARVPWQAARDPGGTYLVERVALSQAASARMFCDTAAAEPVRLSSGGMVLADPDTGRRAADLRSARLEAYGIHQSFYPAATYFGRWPNGKVSPSGAGTPDDVRSWLLADDAQAGTMLHLASHGVIETARASASSRLLLAGGDLTADELIALLAGPDRHPIALVVLAACHTGRSIHGYDEAYSLGTMFLAAGARSVLSTQWSIPDQDTSLLMYMFHHFLTTEHRAVWDALRRAQMWMLDGDRQPPRTMPRPLRRMLADTDPARVVAWAGFTHWGQ; encoded by the coding sequence ATGAGCCGGCCGGAGGAGACGAACGTCGCCCGACGGATGCGCGGGATCGCCCGGGTCCAGCGGGTGCTGCAGGCCGCCGCGGACCGGACCATGACCGACCCCCGGGCGGCCATGGCCGAGATCGACGGGGTAATCGCGGAACACAGCGGTGACCCCCACGTCAAGGCGCTGGCCGAGGCCGCCCGCAACGGCCTGGAACTGGCCGCCGGATACACGATCGGCGACGGGAGCCGGCTCCGTGCGTCGCTGACCGAGCTGGGCGAGATGCTTGCCGGCCACCCGGAGGGCAACCAGCTTCTCGGACTGCTGCCGGACTACCTGAACGCCTTACAGATCCAACAGGGCGGGGATACCGAGACCGCCATGGCGATGCTCGTCGACCTGGCGGGCCGGATGAACGAACTGCCGCAGGGCAACCTGCTGCGCGAGTCGGTGGCCGAGATCATGCCGATGCTGCAGGCACTGCAGGCGGCATCGCGTGGTGAGGCGAGCGCGTTGCCGCCGCCGCGCGCCGGGTCCTCGGACGCGGAACGTGCCGTCTACCTGAACGCCCGGGGCGGCACGACCCTGCGGATGGGCGACGAACGGGACCCGGCCAGGATCGCCGCGGCGATCGCCGATCTGCGCGAGGCGGTGTCTCTCACCCTGGACCACCATCCGGATCACGTCTTCCACCTGGCGTCGCTGGCGCTGGGCCTGAACCACCGCTCGGAGGTCACCGGCTCGCTGTCCGACGTGGGCGAGGCGGTCACCGTACTGGAGCGGGCGCGGGAACTGGCCGGTGGTCCGGAAAACCAGTACTGGTCGTACATCACCGGCCTGCTCGGCCAGTTGCGGCGCCGAATCGGCGAGGCGTCGCCCGCCCGGCTCGCCACGCTCGAGGGGCTGCGCGGATACGCCTGGCGGGTGCTGCTGGAGCCCGACCCGGCCACCGCGCGCGCCGTCGCCCGGCAGGCGGCCACCGAGGCGATCGCCGCCGCCGGCCGATGCCTGGTGGACCAGCAGCCCGAGGACGCGCTCCGGGCGCTGGACGGCGGACGCGCCCTGATGCTGTTCGCCGCGACGGAGCTGCGCGACCCGGGCACGCGGCTCACCGCGGCCGGCCACCCGGAACTGGCCGCCCGGTGGCGGGCGACGGACACCCCGGACCCCCGGCTACGGGAGGATGTCCTGCAGGTCCTGGCACGCGACACCGGGCTGCTCGACCCGCCCGGCCTCGACGAGATCCGGGACGCCCTACGCCGGCTCGGCGTGGACGCGCTGGCCTATCTCGTACCGGCCGACCCGCCGGCACCGGGCTGGGCGGTGATCGCCCCGGCCGAGGGCGAACCGTGGTTCCTGGCCCTGCCGAATCTCACCGTCGGCGAAGGCACCGATGTCGAGCGGTACCTGACTGCTGTGGCCAGCCGCTCCCCCGAACTGACGACGCGAGAGGTCGGGGTGGACGATCCGGCCGAGTTCGCGGACCGGGTCGACGCGCTGTGTGGCTGGGCGTGGAAGGCCGCGATGGGGCCGCTGGTCAAGCCGTTCCTCGGCGCCGATCGCGTGCCACGTCTCGTGCTCATCCCGATGGGCGACCTGGCCCGGGTGCCATGGCAGGCGGCCCGCGACCCGGGCGGGACCTACCTGGTGGAGCGGGTTGCACTCTCCCAGGCCGCGTCCGCCCGGATGTTCTGCGACACGGCCGCGGCCGAGCCGGTCCGGTTGAGCTCGGGCGGCATGGTGCTGGCCGACCCGGACACCGGCCGGCGCGCGGCCGACCTGCGCTCGGCGCGTCTCGAGGCCTACGGGATCCACCAGTCGTTCTATCCCGCGGCCACCTACTTCGGCCGGTGGCCGAACGGAAAGGTCAGCCCCTCCGGGGCGGGCACGCCCGACGACGTACGCTCCTGGCTGCTCGCCGACGACGCCCAGGCCGGCACGATGCTGCACCTCGCGTCGCACGGCGTGATCGAGACGGCTCGTGCCTCGGCGTCGTCGCGTCTGCTGTTGGCCGGCGGGGACCTCACCGCGGACGAGTTGATCGCGCTGCTGGCCGGTCCGGACCGGCACCCGATCGCGCTGGTCGTGCTCGCCGCCTGCCACACCGGCCGCTCGATCCACGGGTACGACGAGGCGTACAGCCTGGGCACCATGTTTCTGGCCGCGGGCGCCCGCTCGGTGCTCTCCACCCAGTGGAGCATTCCCGATCAGGACACCTCGCTGCTCATGTACATGTTCCACCATTTCCTGACGACCGAGCACCGCGCTGTCTGGGACGCACTGCGCCGGGCGCAGATGTGGATGCTCGACGGCGATCGGCAGCCGCCCCGAACCATGCCGCGCCCGTTGCGTCGCATGCTCGCGGACACCGACCCGGCGCGGGTGGTGGCGTGGGCCGGCTTCACCCACTGGGGACAGTGA
- a CDS encoding anthrone oxygenase family protein encodes MRTISLAAATGVTGLMAGLFFAYSCSVMPGLAAVDDRTFVGTMQSINRRILNGWFLAAFLGAVLLIALAVALHLTAGGRVLAWMVAALVLYGATLLITMRCNVPLNDRLDAAGPVDRIADLAAVRERFEATWVRWNLVRTVTSVAAFACLVAALVSRRAA; translated from the coding sequence ATGAGAACGATCTCCCTCGCCGCCGCCACCGGGGTCACCGGCCTCATGGCGGGGCTCTTCTTCGCGTACTCGTGTTCGGTCATGCCGGGCCTGGCCGCGGTCGATGACCGGACCTTCGTCGGGACCATGCAGTCGATCAACCGGCGGATCCTCAACGGCTGGTTCCTGGCGGCCTTCCTCGGCGCGGTGCTGCTGATCGCCCTGGCGGTGGCGCTGCACCTCACCGCCGGCGGCCGGGTGCTGGCCTGGATGGTCGCCGCGCTGGTGCTCTACGGTGCGACGCTGCTGATCACCATGCGGTGCAACGTGCCGCTCAACGACCGGCTGGACGCGGCCGGGCCGGTGGACCGGATCGCCGACCTGGCGGCGGTGCGGGAGAGGTTCGAGGCGACCTGGGTGCGGTGGAACCTGGTCCGCACGGTGACCAGCGTCGCCGCCTTCGCCTGCCTGGTGGCCGCCCTCGTGTCCCGGCGCGCCGCGTGA
- a CDS encoding CHAT domain-containing protein, producing MQDSIERLRDELSRVTGPARLPKLTQLGQALATNYWRTGPGRPAALGLLSAAIEAWDEAYRLVDPGDPARGQVAVQLGWLLSARHSAHGSGPRDRDTGIFVLTEATRFTNLPPMQAAMARIALGQLHLARATEAMSPAAARSGFLGGGLSGAAQDADEAARLFRELLAGPVLSTDVTSMVRTMLVVAESIHPLLGGDVANFDLSRIIDAMSRLQDLQRNGLPINLWNQANMADPLDYPVTVMRGDGQSAPVVPPRRPTPATGTPTATAAATSTQPAFARRVAREQLAALALDRERPVWEQALTMLLAGPDEIEPAALDAFVGATASAVDAQDGGDPVELGLDRLLSVVGLCLRERRDGSGWDDEDAGGDARRVAARHLLAAMRDVPPGHPAAVTIVEAAGGLLDETRPLSGAIAEIADDLLSYAERIESRPPVVSALAELCRTVTALHSGSLSHPDPLAAVAALPAGHPWRGPLGTAAAHARLAAAVHNCSPAAGSAGSGGDLTAVLDALLRHDPADLRMALDAAADRSSPPTRAVLAAARLRLGDDPDRAITLLAGVVRLLDEGGLRTRTWWRLAEAYRRRGAAGDTERCRDAGRNALDGPDVDPADAARFAGWMLAEGRGAEAFTALEIAAVAPKRAGADSLTRDVLAVLVGVVPPEAPIASVPTPAEVAAAVREIGAGALLYVHSTDDAGLTAGVLCLDPATGQLDVLANLPVTDPLVSDDPGWPAILGRWTAGRLLVAATGGLSRVGLGAVCAGDGRRLGQQIGITDVPSGTHVVRLAARSVPPLTDEPVFVVNPRGDRDAAMAEVMVLRRLFYPRSVCLGRALEPVDAVGGPEDVRKHLAAASVLHLACGLDGTALQLAGGEVLDLASVSGARGLVVLSAPGGSDLVPALLDVGFTGVIGWRWAVPASFAALALFLVHLELVDGRRPPAEAVGVVQRWMLDPDRIVPPYLPGAHLSTVTATDLTRPALWAALAYSGR from the coding sequence ATGCAGGACTCCATCGAGCGGCTCCGGGACGAGCTGTCCCGGGTCACCGGCCCGGCCCGGCTGCCGAAGCTGACCCAGCTCGGGCAGGCGCTGGCCACGAACTACTGGCGGACCGGACCGGGGCGGCCCGCGGCACTCGGTCTCCTGTCCGCCGCGATCGAGGCGTGGGACGAGGCCTACCGGCTGGTCGACCCCGGCGACCCGGCCCGCGGCCAGGTGGCCGTCCAGCTCGGCTGGCTACTGTCGGCCCGGCACAGTGCGCACGGCAGCGGGCCGAGGGACCGGGACACCGGCATCTTCGTGCTCACCGAGGCGACCAGGTTCACCAACCTGCCACCGATGCAGGCAGCCATGGCTCGCATCGCGTTGGGTCAGCTACACCTGGCCCGGGCCACGGAGGCGATGAGCCCGGCTGCCGCGCGCAGCGGCTTCCTCGGTGGGGGGTTGTCGGGCGCGGCCCAGGATGCCGACGAGGCGGCGCGGCTGTTCCGGGAACTGCTCGCCGGGCCGGTCCTGAGCACCGACGTCACCAGCATGGTCCGCACCATGCTGGTCGTGGCCGAGTCGATCCACCCGCTGCTCGGCGGTGACGTCGCCAACTTCGACTTGAGCAGGATCATCGACGCCATGTCCCGGCTGCAGGACCTGCAGCGCAACGGCCTGCCGATCAACCTGTGGAACCAGGCGAACATGGCCGATCCGCTGGACTATCCGGTCACCGTCATGCGCGGCGACGGACAGTCCGCCCCGGTGGTGCCGCCACGACGCCCCACTCCGGCGACCGGGACGCCGACGGCGACCGCAGCGGCAACCAGCACGCAGCCGGCCTTCGCCCGCCGGGTCGCCCGGGAGCAACTCGCGGCGCTGGCCCTCGACCGCGAACGGCCGGTCTGGGAGCAGGCCCTGACGATGCTGCTGGCCGGTCCGGACGAGATCGAGCCCGCCGCCCTGGACGCCTTCGTCGGGGCGACGGCCAGCGCGGTCGACGCGCAGGATGGTGGGGACCCGGTCGAACTGGGCCTCGACCGGCTGCTGTCGGTGGTCGGGCTGTGCCTTCGCGAGCGGCGCGACGGCAGCGGCTGGGACGACGAGGACGCCGGCGGCGACGCCCGCCGGGTCGCCGCGCGACACCTCCTGGCCGCGATGAGGGACGTACCACCCGGCCATCCCGCCGCGGTCACGATCGTGGAAGCGGCCGGTGGTCTGCTGGACGAGACCCGGCCGCTGTCGGGCGCCATCGCCGAGATCGCGGACGACCTGCTGTCGTACGCGGAACGGATCGAATCCCGGCCGCCCGTGGTGAGCGCGCTCGCCGAACTGTGCCGGACGGTGACCGCGCTGCACTCCGGTAGCCTGAGCCATCCGGACCCACTCGCCGCCGTGGCCGCCCTGCCGGCCGGTCATCCCTGGCGGGGCCCGCTCGGTACGGCCGCCGCGCACGCCCGGCTCGCCGCCGCGGTGCACAACTGCTCCCCGGCCGCGGGCAGCGCGGGCAGTGGCGGCGATCTCACCGCGGTGCTCGATGCGCTGCTTCGTCACGATCCGGCCGATCTCCGGATGGCTCTCGACGCCGCCGCCGACCGGTCGTCACCACCGACCCGGGCCGTTCTCGCCGCGGCTCGCCTACGCCTGGGCGACGACCCCGACCGCGCGATCACCCTGCTGGCCGGTGTCGTTCGGCTGCTGGACGAGGGCGGCCTACGCACCCGGACCTGGTGGCGGCTCGCCGAGGCGTACCGGCGGCGGGGTGCCGCCGGCGACACCGAACGGTGCCGGGACGCCGGCCGGAACGCGCTGGACGGCCCGGACGTCGACCCGGCCGACGCGGCCCGTTTCGCCGGATGGATGCTCGCGGAGGGCCGGGGGGCGGAGGCGTTCACCGCGTTGGAGATCGCCGCGGTCGCACCGAAGCGGGCCGGGGCCGACTCGCTGACCCGCGACGTGCTGGCGGTCCTCGTCGGAGTCGTGCCGCCTGAGGCGCCGATCGCGAGCGTGCCCACTCCGGCCGAGGTCGCCGCCGCGGTCCGCGAGATCGGCGCGGGTGCCCTGCTCTATGTGCACTCGACCGACGATGCCGGGCTGACCGCCGGGGTGCTCTGCCTCGATCCGGCGACCGGTCAGCTCGACGTGCTCGCGAACCTCCCGGTTACCGATCCGCTCGTCTCGGACGATCCCGGTTGGCCGGCGATCCTCGGCCGGTGGACCGCCGGGCGCCTCCTGGTGGCCGCGACGGGCGGACTGAGCCGGGTGGGCCTGGGTGCGGTGTGCGCCGGGGACGGCCGTCGACTGGGCCAGCAGATCGGCATCACCGACGTCCCGTCCGGCACACACGTCGTCCGGTTGGCCGCGCGGTCCGTTCCGCCGCTGACGGACGAGCCGGTGTTCGTGGTCAACCCGCGCGGCGACCGGGACGCCGCGATGGCTGAGGTCATGGTTCTGCGGCGGCTGTTCTACCCGAGGTCGGTCTGTCTCGGCCGAGCATTGGAGCCGGTCGACGCGGTGGGTGGGCCGGAGGACGTACGCAAGCACCTGGCCGCAGCGTCCGTCCTGCATCTCGCGTGCGGACTGGACGGGACGGCCCTGCAACTGGCCGGCGGAGAAGTGCTCGACCTGGCGTCGGTCAGCGGTGCCCGTGGCCTGGTCGTCCTCTCCGCCCCGGGCGGGTCGGACCTCGTGCCGGCGCTGCTCGACGTCGGGTTCACCGGGGTGATCGGCTGGCGTTGGGCTGTGCCGGCGTCGTTCGCCGCGCTCGCGCTCTTCCTGGTCCACCTGGAGCTCGTCGACGGTCGGCGACCACCGGCGGAGGCGGTCGGCGTGGTGCAACGGTGGATGCTTGACCCCGATCGGATCGTCCCGCCCTACCTGCCCGGCGCCCACCTGAGCACCGTCACCGCGACCGACCTGACCCGGCCGGCCCTGTGGGCGGCGCTGGCCTACAGCGGCCGCTGA
- a CDS encoding LuxR C-terminal-related transcriptional regulator, producing MMPVSMVGRAGERAELDRAWSTVVDAGRPSPAVTVITGAAGVGKSLLVAAAVEGFSPRPAVALSGAARLHDPAPYDWLAAVLSGRDTSGLDLPPDALAWLAQQPTAPRERYAPGTLLRLAVRTVRRLVGAGPAVLVVEDLHALDPASLNLVGELATAGDLPALLVVASRPPADAVAPDLAVRVLSRLCGVRGAVRQHLGPLGVAEVAEVLTQVYDGTRPTDRIATAVWRRTGGNPYALTELLAAHAGRGLEALAERPLPEHLRPPAPRPAAPPDAELTGREVEVLGCLVAGMSNKQAARALGISVRTVTVHVSNLLRKTGSASRTEAALWAVRHRVPSRRLG from the coding sequence ATGATGCCGGTGTCCATGGTCGGACGCGCCGGCGAGCGTGCCGAGCTCGACCGGGCGTGGTCCACCGTGGTCGACGCGGGCCGTCCGTCGCCCGCCGTCACGGTGATCACCGGGGCGGCCGGGGTCGGCAAGAGTCTGCTGGTCGCGGCGGCTGTGGAGGGCTTCTCGCCCCGCCCGGCGGTGGCCCTGTCCGGCGCCGCCCGGCTGCACGACCCGGCCCCGTACGACTGGCTGGCGGCGGTGCTCAGCGGCCGCGACACCAGCGGTCTCGATCTGCCGCCGGACGCGCTGGCCTGGCTCGCCCAGCAGCCCACCGCGCCGCGCGAGCGCTACGCCCCGGGCACCCTGCTGCGGCTGGCCGTGCGGACCGTCCGGCGGCTGGTAGGCGCCGGCCCGGCCGTGCTGGTGGTGGAGGACCTGCACGCCCTCGACCCGGCCAGCCTCAACCTGGTCGGCGAGCTGGCCACCGCCGGTGACCTGCCGGCCCTGCTGGTGGTGGCGAGCCGGCCGCCGGCCGACGCGGTCGCGCCGGACCTCGCCGTCCGCGTCCTGTCCCGGCTCTGCGGGGTACGCGGCGCCGTGCGCCAGCACCTCGGGCCGCTCGGGGTGGCCGAGGTGGCCGAGGTGCTGACCCAGGTGTACGACGGCACCCGCCCCACCGACCGGATCGCCACCGCCGTCTGGCGGCGCACCGGCGGCAACCCGTACGCGCTCACCGAGCTGCTCGCCGCGCACGCCGGCCGGGGCCTCGAGGCGTTGGCCGAGCGGCCGCTGCCGGAGCATCTGCGGCCGCCGGCGCCCCGCCCGGCCGCCCCGCCCGACGCCGAGCTGACCGGCCGGGAGGTGGAGGTGCTCGGCTGCCTGGTCGCCGGGATGTCCAACAAGCAGGCGGCCCGCGCGCTCGGCATCTCGGTCCGCACGGTCACCGTGCACGTGTCGAATCTGCTGCGCAAGACGGGCTCGGCGTCGCGCACGGAGGCGGCGCTGTGGGCGGTACGGCACCGCGTCCCGTCCCGCCGGCTGGGCTGA
- a CDS encoding NAD-dependent epimerase/dehydratase family protein, whose translation MRIVIVGASGNVGTALLRRLRPESGLELVGVARRLPGPDAGEPYDRVEWHSCDIGAPGADGKLAALFAGADAVVHLAWQIQPSHDQRTLYRTNVGGSRAVIEGIVRAGVPSLVYASSVGTYAPGPKDHPISERWPATGVPGSSYSRDKAEVEAMLDRLESEHPTVRVVRLRPGLIFQRDAGTEIARYFLGPLAPVRLLRFGRIPVVPANRRLRMQAVHADDVADAYARAVLGEARGAFNVAADPVLTPELVARHFKGWTIPVAAPVLRAAAALSWRFRLQPVDVGWVELALNAPLMSSERAETKLGWHPNVDALTALKDLFAGMAARAGTTAPPMSTAPDLPGRPAALLKTRLPGHGNPY comes from the coding sequence ATGCGGATCGTCATCGTGGGTGCCAGTGGCAACGTGGGGACGGCGCTGCTGCGCCGGCTGCGCCCGGAGTCGGGGCTGGAACTGGTCGGCGTGGCTCGGCGACTGCCCGGCCCGGACGCCGGTGAGCCGTACGACCGGGTGGAGTGGCACTCCTGCGACATCGGGGCGCCGGGCGCGGACGGGAAACTCGCCGCGCTCTTCGCCGGTGCCGACGCCGTCGTGCACCTGGCCTGGCAGATCCAGCCCAGCCACGACCAGCGCACGCTCTACCGGACCAACGTCGGCGGCAGCCGCGCGGTGATCGAGGGCATCGTCCGGGCCGGCGTTCCCAGCCTGGTGTACGCCTCGTCGGTCGGCACGTACGCGCCCGGCCCGAAGGACCACCCGATCAGCGAGCGCTGGCCGGCGACCGGGGTGCCTGGATCGTCGTACAGCCGGGACAAGGCCGAGGTCGAGGCGATGCTCGACCGCCTCGAATCCGAGCACCCGACCGTGCGGGTGGTGCGGCTGCGGCCCGGGCTGATCTTCCAGCGCGACGCGGGCACCGAGATCGCCCGGTACTTCCTCGGGCCGCTCGCCCCGGTCCGGCTGCTGCGCTTCGGGCGCATCCCGGTCGTACCCGCGAACCGCCGGCTGCGGATGCAGGCGGTGCACGCCGATGATGTCGCCGACGCGTACGCCAGGGCGGTTCTGGGTGAGGCGCGCGGCGCCTTCAACGTCGCCGCGGACCCGGTGCTGACTCCGGAGCTGGTGGCCCGGCACTTCAAGGGCTGGACGATCCCGGTGGCCGCCCCGGTGCTGCGCGCCGCCGCCGCGCTGAGCTGGCGGTTCCGACTGCAACCCGTCGACGTCGGCTGGGTGGAGCTGGCCCTGAACGCGCCGCTGATGTCCAGCGAGCGCGCCGAGACCAAGCTCGGCTGGCACCCGAACGTGGACGCCCTCACCGCCCTCAAGGACCTCTTCGCCGGCATGGCCGCCCGCGCCGGCACCACCGCCCCACCCATGTCCACCGCCCCCGACCTCCCCGGCCGCCCCGCCGCCCTCCTCAAAACCCGCCTCCCCGGCCACGGCAACCCCTACTGA
- a CDS encoding GNAT family N-acetyltransferase — MLIRRLAAEERLTTSFPLQAYAFEASPLSSERVEAFHRYLPYNKGNRTLVVDEGGETQAAASAIPMRQNLRGRVLPMAGVAGVATHPLARRRGHVRALLHQLLDEMRDEGHPLTALYPFRAGFYERFGYVGLPRARTARFSPADLDPLLRAELPGEVTWERIGAGYPGYRAFTERCVRERHGFAIFPEFRAVGLRDRDDRWLVTARIDGTTMGALTYRIDDHGGELQGDDLLVSDPYARALLLQFLARHVDQVDRITLQVPADELPELWLTDLAVHVEARVSRPGSPAPMARLLSLDALAGLPAGPGRVRVELVGDRWLAGTHLLDGTTGHLALTTGGPAPSATLTAAGLSALAYGVLDPAEVAVRGLGSIGPEAAAELRRLFPRHLPYLFADF; from the coding sequence ATGCTCATCCGTCGCCTGGCCGCCGAGGAACGCCTGACCACCAGCTTCCCGCTCCAGGCGTACGCCTTCGAGGCGTCCCCGCTGAGCAGCGAACGGGTGGAGGCGTTCCACCGGTACCTGCCGTACAACAAGGGCAACCGGACGCTCGTCGTCGACGAGGGCGGTGAGACGCAGGCGGCGGCGAGCGCCATCCCGATGCGGCAGAACCTGCGCGGGCGGGTGCTGCCGATGGCCGGCGTGGCCGGAGTGGCCACCCACCCGCTGGCCCGCCGGCGGGGTCACGTCCGGGCGCTGCTGCACCAGCTCCTCGACGAGATGCGCGACGAGGGGCACCCGCTGACCGCGCTGTACCCGTTCCGGGCCGGCTTCTACGAGCGCTTCGGCTACGTCGGGCTGCCCCGGGCGCGTACCGCCCGGTTCTCCCCCGCCGACCTGGACCCGCTGCTCCGGGCCGAACTGCCCGGCGAGGTGACCTGGGAGCGGATCGGCGCCGGCTACCCCGGCTACCGGGCGTTCACCGAACGCTGCGTACGGGAGCGGCACGGCTTCGCGATCTTCCCGGAGTTCCGCGCCGTCGGGCTGCGCGACCGCGACGACCGCTGGCTGGTCACGGCCCGGATCGACGGTACGACGATGGGCGCGCTCACCTACCGCATCGACGATCACGGCGGCGAGCTGCAGGGCGACGACCTGCTCGTCAGCGACCCGTACGCCCGGGCGCTGCTGCTGCAGTTCCTCGCCCGGCACGTCGACCAGGTCGACCGGATCACCCTCCAGGTGCCCGCCGACGAGCTGCCCGAACTCTGGCTGACCGACCTGGCCGTACACGTCGAGGCGCGGGTCTCCCGCCCGGGCTCGCCCGCCCCGATGGCCCGCCTGCTGTCGCTGGACGCGCTCGCCGGCCTCCCCGCCGGCCCGGGCCGGGTCCGGGTCGAGCTGGTCGGCGACCGCTGGCTGGCCGGCACCCACCTGCTCGACGGCACCACCGGCCACCTGGCGCTGACCACCGGCGGCCCGGCGCCGTCGGCGACCCTCACCGCCGCCGGGCTCTCCGCCCTCGCGTACGGGGTCCTGGACCCGGCCGAGGTGGCCGTCCGAGGGCTGGGCTCGATCGGCCCGGAGGCTGCCGCCGAACTACGCCGCCTCTTCCCCCGCCACCTCCCCTACCTCTTCGCCGACTTCTAA
- a CDS encoding ZIP family metal transporter — MPEWLQAGAWGLLAGSALLIGAVVGFFARVPRKMIASVMAFGAGVLLSAVSFELIAESHAQGGLLPTVIGAAGGALAYTGANLLLARRGARHRKRSGDEQPTEQEQPGSGSAIAVGALLDGVPESVVIGASLLAGGPVSLVTVVAVFLSNVPEGLSSAAGMRQAGRSRRYVFLLWTAIALVSGAAALAGYTLLGGAPPEVLATISALAAGAILAMITDTMVPEAFEDAHLLVGLITVLGFLAAFALSHA; from the coding sequence GTGCCGGAGTGGTTGCAAGCGGGTGCCTGGGGTCTGCTGGCCGGTTCGGCACTCCTGATCGGGGCGGTCGTCGGGTTCTTCGCCCGGGTGCCCCGCAAGATGATCGCCTCGGTCATGGCCTTCGGCGCGGGCGTGCTGCTCTCCGCCGTCTCCTTCGAACTGATCGCCGAGTCGCACGCGCAGGGCGGGCTGCTGCCGACCGTGATCGGGGCGGCCGGCGGGGCGCTGGCGTACACCGGGGCGAACCTGCTGCTGGCCCGGCGCGGTGCCCGGCACCGCAAGCGCTCCGGCGACGAGCAGCCGACGGAACAGGAACAGCCCGGCTCGGGGTCGGCGATCGCGGTGGGCGCGCTGCTGGACGGCGTACCCGAGTCGGTGGTGATCGGCGCGAGCCTGCTCGCCGGCGGCCCGGTCAGCCTGGTGACGGTGGTGGCGGTCTTCCTGAGCAACGTCCCGGAAGGGCTGTCCAGCGCCGCCGGCATGCGCCAGGCCGGCCGCTCCCGGCGGTACGTCTTCTTGCTCTGGACGGCGATCGCGCTGGTCAGCGGCGCGGCGGCGCTCGCCGGCTACACGCTGCTCGGCGGGGCGCCGCCGGAGGTGCTGGCCACCATCTCCGCGCTCGCCGCCGGCGCCATCCTCGCGATGATCACCGACACCATGGTGCCGGAGGCGTTCGAGGACGCCCATCTGCTGGTCGGCCTGATCACGGTCCTCGGCTTCCTGGCCGCCTTCGCCCTCTCCCACGCCTGA
- a CDS encoding PP2C family protein-serine/threonine phosphatase — MTLILRSAILNDVGLVRTNNEDSALAGDRLVAVADGMGGLPAGEVASEIVIRILDELDPPTAADEAAEALRAVVATANQRIRAAISADPTRDGMGTTLTAGLLAEDILVLAQVGDSRCYLLRDGELTQLTRDDTFVQALVDQGALSPDQARHHPQRSLVTRAVQGADAPPAIGVLTMFVGDRLLLCSDGLSDYVEDAAIHAALTTYGDRQLCGEQLVKLAHQAGAPDNVTVVVSDLTEA, encoded by the coding sequence ATGACGCTGATCCTCCGCTCGGCCATCCTCAACGACGTCGGCCTGGTCCGCACCAACAACGAGGACTCCGCCCTCGCCGGTGACCGCCTGGTGGCGGTCGCGGACGGCATGGGTGGGCTCCCCGCCGGTGAGGTGGCGAGCGAGATCGTCATCCGCATTCTGGACGAGCTGGACCCGCCGACCGCCGCCGACGAGGCCGCCGAGGCGCTGCGCGCCGTGGTCGCCACCGCCAACCAACGCATCCGCGCCGCCATCTCCGCCGATCCGACGCGCGACGGCATGGGTACGACGCTGACTGCCGGCCTGCTCGCCGAGGACATCCTGGTCCTCGCCCAGGTCGGCGACTCCCGCTGCTACCTGCTGCGCGACGGCGAACTGACCCAGCTCACCCGGGACGACACCTTCGTGCAGGCGCTGGTCGACCAGGGCGCGCTCTCCCCCGACCAGGCCCGGCACCACCCGCAACGGTCGCTGGTGACCCGCGCCGTGCAGGGCGCGGACGCCCCACCGGCGATCGGGGTGCTGACCATGTTCGTCGGCGACCGGCTGCTGCTGTGCAGCGACGGCCTCTCCGACTATGTGGAGGACGCCGCGATCCACGCCGCGCTGACCACGTACGGCGACCGCCAGCTCTGCGGCGAACAGCTGGTCAAGCTCGCCCACCAGGCCGGCGCGCCGGACAACGTCACCGTGGTCGTCTCCGACCTGACGGAGGCCTGA